The genome window GGTTTCGCCTCGGCACGCCCGGAGCCGGCGGCGGCTATGGTGGAGCGGCTGAGTCCTACGCGTTAAGCGCAGGTTCCGTCGACTCCCGCGCCATGACCTTGAACTGCGTAACCAGTTCGCGCGGCTCCGGATTCGCGGTGCCCTTGATGCGCTCCATGAGCACCCGGATCGCGGTTTCGGCAATCTCCTCGCGTCCGGGATTCACGCTGCTCAGGGTGGGAATGGAGTAACGGGTTTCCTCCAGGTCATCGAATCCGATGACGGCGACGTCGCCCGGGATGCGCAGACCAGCTTCCTGCAGGACGCGCATGGCACCCTGCGCCAGGGTGTCATTGAGGCCGAAGACGGCGTCGAACTCCACGCCGCTGTCCAGCAGGCGGTGCATCGCCTCGGCACCGTCGGCTCGGTGCCAGGTGCCGACGTAGGCGACGAGCGCGTCGTCGTACTCCATGCCCCGCGCGGCGAGCGCTTCCTGGTAGCCCTGGAGGCGGAAGGCGGCCGAACCGATGACCTCACCCTCGTGCGCTCCGACCACCGCTATGCGGCGTCGCCCGATGTCCAGCAGGTGCTCGGTGGCTGCGCGGGCGCCTTCGATGTTCTGCATGGTGACGTGGTCGCTGCTGCTGGAGAAGATTCGTTCACCGAGCAGGACCATGGGCACTTCAGCCTTAACCAGTGCAGCGTCCTCCTCGCCGAGTCCCAGCGGGCTGAAAATCAGCCCGTCCGACATGCGAAGGCGTGGGCTCCGAAGCACTTCAAGTTCGACGTCGCGTTCACCGCTGGTCTGCTCGATGAGCACCACCAGCCCCCGGGCGGAGGCCGCGGTGAGTACGGCGTCGGCCAGTTCAGCGAAGTAGGGGAGCCGGAGTTGCGGCACGGCT of Arthrobacter sp. JZ12 contains these proteins:
- a CDS encoding LacI family DNA-binding transcriptional regulator; translation: MAATLHDVAQVAGVSFKTVSNVINHHPNVRPSTRERVEQAIAQLGYRPNLTARSLRSGQTGAITLAVPQLRLPYFAELADAVLTAASARGLVVLIEQTSGERDVELEVLRSPRLRMSDGLIFSPLGLGEEDAALVKAEVPMVLLGERIFSSSSDHVTMQNIEGARAATEHLLDIGRRRIAVVGAHEGEVIGSAAFRLQGYQEALAARGMEYDDALVAYVGTWHRADGAEAMHRLLDSGVEFDAVFGLNDTLAQGAMRVLQEAGLRIPGDVAVIGFDDLEETRYSIPTLSSVNPGREEIAETAIRVLMERIKGTANPEPRELVTQFKVMARESTEPALNA